Proteins encoded in a region of the Bartonella sp. HY038 genome:
- a CDS encoding replication/maintenance protein RepL: MEHGTEIRTRHKTVKTKASMQELVDSSTGELVAMSMIHVIEEKDEEHFVKVFADGVKAAFELKAAGAKVFQSVLGEYQREKMTGGYADSLTLYWFGDGLNGKSIGISERTFQRGLKELVEKGFLAHRAPNQFWVNPALFFKGDRVAFMREYRLKSPPKKLKNDKSQIEFEEI, encoded by the coding sequence ATGGAACATGGCACTGAAATAAGAACACGACATAAAACAGTTAAGACCAAGGCATCTATGCAAGAATTGGTAGATTCAAGCACAGGTGAACTTGTAGCAATGTCTATGATACACGTTATTGAAGAAAAAGATGAAGAACATTTTGTTAAAGTTTTCGCTGATGGTGTTAAAGCAGCCTTTGAATTAAAAGCGGCCGGAGCAAAAGTTTTTCAATCTGTTTTAGGTGAATACCAACGGGAAAAAATGACAGGAGGCTATGCCGATAGTTTAACTCTATATTGGTTCGGTGATGGCTTAAATGGAAAAAGTATAGGCATATCCGAAAGAACATTTCAAAGAGGACTAAAAGAACTCGTTGAAAAAGGCTTCTTAGCTCATAGAGCCCCAAATCAATTTTGGGTCAATCCAGCTTTATTTTTTAAAGGCGATAGAGTTGCATTTATGAGGGAATATCGATTGAAATCGCCGCCAAAAAAATTAAAAAACGATAAGAGCCAAATCGAGTTTGAAGAAATCTAA